A segment of the Arachis hypogaea cultivar Tifrunner chromosome 5, arahy.Tifrunner.gnm2.J5K5, whole genome shotgun sequence genome:
agcgtcagagtgtctttgcaggtaccaccctccaTTGTTTCGGTTAGATGATTCGGCAACCACATCGACCCGTAAGTCCCTGATCCATCTCACAACCCATACCGAAGGCTTCTAGTACATTGGTGTCATCTGTGGGGACTGCCAAATGTGGCTGTATGACAGAGAATCTCGAAGAGCAATCCTCAAGCCATCATAATGACTCAGACCCGCAAAGTCCAACACCTGAACTCTGGGATAGCATTCCTCCCACCCACGGGAGGATAACAAGCACCGTGCACCGCCAGCCGACCTCGGTCCGAATGCAACCAAAGAAAGACAACCGGCTGCCCACTGAAGCCCGAGCCTCCGATAGCCTAGGAGAAAAAACAATCCAGATAATCCAAGAGCTCTGCCTTAGAGTACTAAACCTCGATGGTCGAGTTACTTCCAAAGAGCGATACCATCCCAAACACCAAGTCAAGCAACCTCCAGAACCTGGCCGCACCGAGAGTTCAAACACGAACGGTCACATGAAAAACGACACGGGAAATGACGCGATTGGAGCAAATCCAGAGATCCAGAACGCTGACGCAACGAGGATGACCAAAGGCACCATCGAGAGGCCAAACAAACAAGAAGCGAGCACGTGATTATAGGAGTTATCCCATTCACCGAGAAAATTCTCAAGGCCAAACTCTCTAAAGGTTTTCACAAACCCACCGACATGAAGTATGACGACACCAAGGATCCCCAAGAACACCTAATGGCCTTCGAGaccaggatgaacctggaaggaCTTGCCGATGCAGGGCCTTTCCAGTAACCTTAGCCAGCGCTGATATCAAATGGTTCAACGACATCCTGAATGGTTCGATGGCTAGTTTTGACGACGTCTCCAGAACGTTTATGGCCCAGTTCACACCAGGATCACCAAAGTAGAGTACCCGATCAGCCTACTTAAAATCACCCAAAGGCAAGATGAATCCACAAGAAAATATTTTGATAGGTTCAACGATGAGTGCCAAACAATTAACAGATTCACGGACTCAGTCGCCAATCTTAGTCTGACCAATGACCTTATGAACGATGACTTCCGAAAGTACCTCACCAACAAGCCAGTCTAGAccatgcatgaaatgtaaagcGTCGGGAGAGAATACATAAACAACGAAGAAGTAAGCCaagtcgtggctgccaataaacggcagcacGACAACACGGCACCCCGTAGTAACCCACCACCGAAAGGTACCCCGAAAGAACAGCCCAGACTCGCTGCCCCCAACCGACCACCTAGGGTAGGAAAGTTCAAAAACTACACCCCTACCCACTCCCATTATAGAAATCTACCACTAAACATCAGCGTGAGGCATCCTTCCGAAGGCGCGACAATTGAAGGAACAGACAGGTGGCAACAAGAGCTTATACTGCGATTACCACCGAGGATAAAGACATAAAATCCAAGATTGGTTCGACCTAAAAGACGCTCTCGAACAAGCCATCCGAGACGGCAAACTCCCTGAATTCGCCAAAATCATCCTAGAACCTAGGAGAAATGAAAGAGAACGATCACCAAAACGTAAAGGACGCAACCCGAGGACGATACGACAGGCACCCAAAGAAAATTTGTAAACCGACCCCATCATAATCGTAAATGTCATCAACAAGGACGCGCCGAAAAAGTCAAAATAAGCACTAAAAAAGGATCTCAAAGTCTTATCGTAAGAAATTAAGCACCAATCTCCTCGGTTCTAGCGGCGATCACATTTTCCCCGGATGACTGTCAACATAGCACCTCGGCAGAAGACGCCCTATTCATCATCTCGGCAAAAGTCAGAAACGGACTTGTGAAAAGAATACTGGTCAACACCGGAGCTGTTTCcaacatcctctttagaggagccTTCGACAAGCTGGGTCTCCGAAAGGAAAATCTGCAAACCCACCACAACGGAGTAACTGGACTTGAAGACAACTTTCTCAAACTAGACTGTTCCATAGTACTACCGCTAACCATCAGAACTGGAAGCTAGAGAAAAATCATCTTCTCCGAGTTCGTGGTTCTCAAAGACTCCACCACCTATAACATCATCCTCAGAAGGAAGACGATCAACGACCTATCCGCCGTCATCTTCACCAATTTCCTCATCATAAAGTTCCAAGCCGATAACGGCACCATCAGAATGATATACGGGGACCGAGGAGTCACTGTCAACTGCGACAATACCAGCTTAGCCATCCGCAAAAGATCCCGAGACGCGGCCGGCATCTTTCTCACCGACCTCGATGCATGCCAAGACCCCAGCTCACGCAGAACCTTAGGAGGAAACGATGAAGCAGAGAGGGACCTCGCAGACGAGGTCAGAAGCATTGCACACCTACGGGAGCTAGTCCTAAAAATAGAGAATAAGCCAGAGGTACAATCGCAGCACGGTACGACGAGACTTCAGACCAAAACACCTCGTCTTACGACGAAACAACGTCAATCTCCCACTCCTAGAGAAGGGAAGCTCACGCTCAACTAGAAAAGTCCCTACTGAATCAAGACGATAATCGAAAAAGGAGCCTACATGCTCGAAAGACTAGACGGGACCGAGCTCCCAAGATCCTGGAATGCCACCAACTTACGGCGCTACTATACGTAGAAACATCCTTCCAAAGCAACAAGATCGAGGTCATTTAAGACTATCTCTTTACCCTTTTtgcctttttcacttttatttattgcttAAGTTGTTTAATCATATATTTTCTTACCGAGCACTTTTTCCTACCCACATGgggaggttttaatgaggcccgAATCTCAAATGAAattcatcttttcaaaatcattgCCCCGTCCAACGGTAAGAATTAAACGCGGATACCATTAGGGATCAATCACTACGAGGCCAACAGAACAGATATCCAAAcaacaaaatggatatccaaaaAAGTAAACGTCTACACATGGATCGATCACCCTGAGGCCAATAGAACAGagatccaaataacaaaacggatattcaaataagtaaacggctacccgggaatcgatcactcCGAGGCCAacagaacggatatccaaataacaaattcaatatctaaataagtaaacggctatcCGGAGATCGATCACTCCGAGGTCAACTgaatggatatccaaataacaaaatggatatccaaataagtaaacggctacctgGGGATTGATCACCTCGAGGCCAACAGAatagatatccaaataacaaaacggatatccaaataagtaaacggctacccgggaatcaATCACCCCGAGGCCAATAGAGTGGATACCCAAATAacaaaacagatatccaaataagtaaacgactACCCAGGGATTGATCACTCCGAGGTCAGCAGAAcgaatatccaaataacaaaatggatatccaaataagtaaatggCTACCTGgggatcgatcaccccgaggtcaacagaacggatatccaaataaagTAAACGGCTACTCGGGAATCGATCGCCTCGAGGCTCACAGAACGGATATCCAAAAAACAAAATGGATATctaaataagtaaacggctactcgGAGATTGATCACCCCGAGACCAACAGAACAgatattcaaataacaaaatggatatccaaataagtaaacggctacccagGGATCGATTACCCTGAGGCCAACAGAACGGATATCCAAAACGGAtatctaaataacaaaaaaagtgacctgggaatcgatcaccccgaggccaacagaacggatatccaaataagttaaATAGCTACCCCGAGAAACTGATCACCTCCGAAgctaacaaaacggatatccaaaccAAGAAGCCCAAAATAAGCTCACAATAATGGCCCAAAAAGGCCACACAAAATAAGCATGAGCTGACAATCTTTCAACTTCCGAAAAGCCGGACTCACCAATATCCCGCCAATCGGCACAAGATGATGTCACACCCTTTCCAAGCCCCTCACGGCATCCCGATAATAGAAAACCAAACTCGTCAACAAAAGCAGCATTAAAGTCTAAGCTAATAAATTTCCAACTCGTAGAAAGAGGAACTCACCAACATCCCGCCAATTGGTACAGGATGACGTCACGTCCATTCTAGGCCCATCACAGTCTCCCGAACTATAGAGAACTGGACTTCCCAACAACTCAGTGTTGAAACCAAGCAAGCATGCTCTCATGCTCTAAGGGCAACTATTCTAAACTCAATCTTTGGGCCCTTCCTCGGAACAGTCACCGAACCCGGCATGTGATGAGCGCCCAAACCACTCGACGACTACCGACCTCGCCCAAACAACGCACTCCTCGCCAGACCATGAAACAGCCTGGAACTCCCCGAATCTCCGGCCTCGACCGGAAAAACCAAACAACGATCTCCTTGCCTAGACACAGATCCGGTTCCCAAGTCCCACATCGGAACGACCTCCAACCTGGTTACCCGAGGTTAGCCTCCTTTTGACGGTCCAAACTGGCCCTACAATCTCTATCCAACATTCGAATTCAAATACTTCCCTTATCTTAATCAGATAAGAAAAGATGATGACGGTTCGAACCGGCCCTACAATCTCTAACCAACATTTGAATTCAAATACTTCCcctatcttagccaaataagataacaTGAGATAACTACCACTAGCTTTATAAGGGGAGCTAGAGGCCCCGTCAGATACTCACTCATTCCAtacaccttatacctctcagatccacTCTAACTTAAGCGTCGGGgtatctttgcaggtaccaccccctattGCTCTAGTCAGGTGATTTGGCAACCGCCTTGACCAACAAATTCCAGATCTATCTCACAACCCGTATCGAAAATTTCCAATAcaaaaacattttaaattttaaaagaaaattaattatccaCAATATAAATCAATTTTAGcataaatcattttaaaatatatttaagcgATGTGTCATTATGCTACTcatcttattaaaaaattaaaaaatctttttatttttttgaaataaatcttttcaatatatatatatatacacactaaaATTCCTTCCAAAACATATGAACAGGTAGATAAAGACAATGGTAATCATTGTAAGAGGGTGTCGAAGCTTGCCTCTTGTCATTATttgtagcatatatatatatagcaattgtGAACCCCATATATATAAACCCATCCAAGGTTAAAACCCACAAAAGTAAAACTTTctaacacaacataaaaacattcCACATAAAAAGAGAGGCAGGGAATTGAAGGAGGAAGTAATAAAAACATGGAATTCTCTTGCAAACACTTTAAGGTAGGGAAATGTGAAGGAGAGAAACTAGTTGACGGGGAAACCATCCCTTTGGTGCTACAACCTTCTGAGGCCAACAAGAATGGCTTGGAATCATTGTTGTTGGCTCTGAAGAACAACAAGGAATGGTTTGAACAAATGATCATAAAGAACAGTGCTGTTCTTCTAAGAGGCTTTGATGTAAAGAACGCTGAGGAATTCAATGAAATTGTTGAGATCTGTGGCTGGGAAGACATTCGCTATGTCGGACCGGCGCCGCGCACTCATATTTACAAGAGAGTTTGGACGGCCAATGAAGGTCCCCTGTCGGAGTTCATATACTATCACCATGAAATGGTTTTGGTAAGTCTTATGGTATATCTTTAGAAACACCATTGAACCCATTGTCTAGAGACCAATTTTCATCAAAAAATAAAAGTCTAacttatttgttatttttcaatTGATCCATTGATTTAAGGCTtggtttagtaaatttttttttaaaaaatagtttattaaaattaatttttaaaagataattattttaaaatttatatttgaatagttttaaaatttaaaaaaataaaaataaacataaatataataataattttgaatatttattaatatataaaattatattagacattttaattttgataaagcacaaatcaattttaaaaaattctgcttaaatacttttaaaatattcataacttttaaaaaattacaaacacaaatatataatcttttttaattactaaatacaATAAGATAATtgtatttctttaaaaaattttgccTAACCAAAGCTTAAAATCtttttccttttggattctcctAGCCACTTTAAACCCAACAAAAATATCAAAGAAGCATTTCAAATTTTTCATTGTGCACAGTAGAAATTAGAACTAGAGAAGCTTCACTGAATTTAAGATGCTCGTCAAGAACGAATTTCATCATTTAATTAATCATAGAGTCAATATCTAATTCTTCATCCTTTGATGAAACCAGGAAGAATAGCCTTACCTTATGACAATATATGATAGACAATTTATATGTTATGCAAATATTCATGGTATATCCTTTCTAGtaactataaaatatatatatatgcagattATGTCATAACTAGTAGTTGTGCTTTTGTAAATGCTATTTTTTAAAGAAAGCCATGATGATGCAAGGTGAAATAGATGAAATGATTTATTAATTCTATATTTCAAGTTGTATGCTAAAACTTAATTGaatcaggtttttttttttttaaattaagcttTTGACATCATCTTTGACTTTGAATTTGGCCAATTgcaagtaaaaaaattattttggagaATTATATGCATTTTCTGTGTGGTCTACTAATTTCcctgtaataataataatgtatgttTACAAAATTGAGTGTGGTTTTTAAATGAGCAGTTCAAGGAATATCCGTTGAAAGTTATCCTGTTTTGTGAGATACCACCCCCAGAAGGAGGACAGACCCCGGTCGTGCCGAGTTTCAAGGTGACAGAAAAGATGGTGGAAGAGTTCCCGGAGGCGGTGAAGGAAATGGAGGAGAAGGGATTGAGGTACACATTTACAGCTCCTGGTAAAAATAACACTGGTTCCATGAGAGGAAGAGGGTGGGAAGATGCCTTTGGGACCTCAGATCCCCAAGAAGTTGAGAAAAGGTATTATTAAACCTCCAAAAACCCTATATGATAATTATGTGTATTTATTtagcaatttaaatttttagaagataTAGGTTAGTAGGCATAGGATTCGATGGTTCCAGAATATTTGGATCATTCaatggtcccataacaaaacatgttttttaaaatttttaataattgttaaatagtctttatttaattttaattacaaattaatcttttatatattatttaattataaaatttattttttattttataaattattattttatcattcatctatcatgtttattaataataaaaaattaaaacaataacaaattagaacttctattaatcgtaataaatattttacaatctTAATCGATCATAATTTTATCATTGATCTAACGTATTGGATTGAAAAAATCGTATTTGTTAGAAAttcaatcaattaaaattcaggTTTCCAAACTTCAATAGATTGGAATTGATAAACAATCGATTTGTGGGGTTTTTTTATTCAATCTATTGAAATTATCAAAGCAATTTGAgaaatacataaatacataagaataaaccacatttaacaagaatttttcattataaattaaaaaaaactcatTATTGTACTCTTATATATTCTTTAGACGATGATAATAGTTGTCATTGTCTATTGTGAAACTTAATAATTTGAGTTAGtcatttttttagaatttgaagtaAAATTTGCCTTACTCTGCATAAAATAATTCGTATttgagaaattaaaattaaaaaattggattttggaaaataataatttttttatt
Coding sequences within it:
- the LOC112799852 gene encoding clavaminate synthase-like protein At3g21360; protein product: MEFSCKHFKVGKCEGEKLVDGETIPLVLQPSEANKNGLESLLLALKNNKEWFEQMIIKNSAVLLRGFDVKNAEEFNEIVEICGWEDIRYVGPAPRTHIYKRVWTANEGPLSEFIYYHHEMVLFKEYPLKVILFCEIPPPEGGQTPVVPSFKVTEKMVEEFPEAVKEMEEKGLRYTFTAPGKNNTGSMRGRGWEDAFGTSDPQEVEKRAKAFGMELEWLPDGGLKTILGPRNLTKVFEGRKGRRMWFNTIVGMHGREISSAKMADGTEIPENVVKRCAEIIEEESIQFKWEKGDVLFLDNLALLHGRRPSLPPRKVLVATCK